A window of Lacibacter sediminis contains these coding sequences:
- a CDS encoding nucleotidyltransferase family protein, whose protein sequence is MADEHMHTNKTGVIILAAGASSRLGSPKQLLAYSGATLLQHSIDAAQSSDASSVLVVLGANADLIKSEIGHTAANVVVNPEWKEGMASTIRCGLQTLVEMHPETEALIFMVADQPFVTAALLNNLMELNRNEQRSIVASKYGSTFGTPVLFTKRFFPELMELTGDVGAKSLVRKYMDEATFVSFPKGEIDIDTVEDYKNLSEE, encoded by the coding sequence ATGGCAGATGAGCACATGCATACAAATAAAACAGGCGTCATTATACTCGCTGCAGGCGCATCTTCACGGTTAGGTTCTCCCAAACAATTATTGGCATATTCAGGCGCTACGCTATTGCAACATTCCATTGACGCAGCTCAATCATCTGATGCTTCTTCAGTTCTTGTTGTTTTAGGTGCCAATGCTGATCTCATTAAATCTGAAATCGGCCACACAGCTGCTAACGTTGTTGTAAATCCTGAATGGAAAGAAGGAATGGCTTCTACCATTCGATGCGGTTTACAAACTTTGGTTGAAATGCATCCGGAAACAGAAGCTTTAATTTTCATGGTAGCCGATCAGCCATTTGTAACAGCGGCGCTATTAAATAATTTGATGGAGTTGAACAGAAATGAACAGCGCAGCATTGTTGCAAGTAAATATGGAAGTACTTTTGGAACACCTGTGCTATTTACCAAACGTTTCTTTCCGGAACTGATGGAGTTAACAGGTGATGTGGGAGCAAAGAGCCTGGTTCGAAAATATATGGACGAAGCTACTTTTGTTTCCTTTCCGAAAGGAGAGATTGATATTGATACGGTGGAAGACTATAAAAATCTTTCGGAAGAATAA